The Raphanus sativus cultivar WK10039 chromosome 6, ASM80110v3, whole genome shotgun sequence sequence caatcaCTCCCCATTTCTAAGTTTACTACTTCAAAACCTAAACCCAACCAGAAACAAACTACATGataatacacaaaaaaaaaaaagagaagtaaaAGTAAAACCTTGATAAGCCTCGTTGATTTCTTGAAACCTAGACGTGGCAGAATCCTCCTCTTTCAGTTTATCCGGATGCCACTTCTGCAAACAAAAAACACAACTCCATCCATATCACTGTCCGAAAATGGCGTGGAGggggaaaaagaaaaagacagaaaATTTAGGATTGAAGGGAACCACCAGTGCAAGGCGGATGAAGTTAGAGCGAATCTCATCATCGGAGGCTTCGCTGTTCAGCTCAAGGACTTTATAGTGATCCTGCAACCACACACCCAATTccaccatttaaaaaaaaaaaaaacttcaccTTTATCGAGATCGAACAATGTTGTTGTTCTTTTCATTACCTTGTAGTTGTCGAAATCGAAATCGAAATCGAGAAAAGAGCCATGAACGTCTCCCCAATCGGAACACCACATCTGTGTGAACAAACAGCTC is a genomic window containing:
- the LOC108809949 gene encoding uncharacterized protein LOC108809949 — translated: MWCSDWGDVHGSFLDFDFDFDNYKDHYKVLELNSEASDDEIRSNFIRLALKWHPDKLKEEDSATSRFQEINEAYQVLSDPFTRQEYDKKRMRRIYERNMELLDRYKELIFTCNGLGMKNFLW